The proteins below are encoded in one region of Rana temporaria chromosome 2, aRanTem1.1, whole genome shotgun sequence:
- the LOC120928601 gene encoding 60S ribosomal protein L37-like gives MTKGTSSFGKHRNKMHTLRRRCGSKAFHLQKSICGKCGYPAKRKRKYNWSAKAKRRNTTGIGLMRHLKFVYRRFKNGFREGTTPKPKRAAVAASSFS, from the coding sequence ATGACGAAGGGAACATCGTCATTCGGAAAGCACCGCAATAAGATGCACACTCTGCGCCGTCGATGTGGCTCTAAAGCCTTCCATTTACAGAAGTCCATCTGTGGCAAGTGTGGCTACCCAGCTAAGCGCAAGAGAAAGTACAACTGGAGTGCCAAGGCCAAGAGACGCAACACCACCGGAATCGGCCTCATGAGACATCTGAAGTTTGTGTACCGCAGGTTCAAGAATGGATTCCGTGAAGGTACAACTCCTAAACCCAAGAGAGCCGCAGTTGCAGCTTCCAGCTTCTCTTAA